Part of the Deinococcota bacterium genome, CGGCACCCGCTGTGCTTTCGGCTCTCGGCTCGAGGGGATATCGCCCCTGAAACGCTCATGGCGGTCGTGTAATACCGGATGAAGGCTGCTCTCTCTCCCCTCTTGCTCTTGCTGAGTGATGTCTTCCTGCTCTTCCGGGGACGGCAGGCCCGGCTGTCCTGGCTTCTTCTCGCGATGCTGCTCCTGCAGGCCGCCTACTGGTACCTGGGCAGCCCCGGACCCGAGCTGCTCGCCGGAGCGCCCCGGAGTCTTGCGGCCGCGCTCGGCAACATCGGCTGGGCGGCCCTGTTCTTCCTGCTCGTCCCCCTCGTCCTGCTGAGGCTTGTGGGGATGTCCTCGAGGGACGCCTTCTTGCAAGTGGGCGACGCGCGCTTCGGGCTCCAGGCCACCGCCTTGATGAGTATGATCGCCGTGCCCGTCCTCTGGTTCGCCGCGCAGGACGCCGCGCTCCAGGCGAGCTACCCTTGGGCCGGAAGCTGGCCCGGCCAGTCCGCCTTGACCTTTCTCGCCTGGGCGGGCCTCTACGGCCTCTACTACCTCGCCTACGAATTCTTCTTCCGAGGCTTTATGCTCCGCGTCCTCGAGCCCCACTGGGGACTCAGCGCGGCCATCTGGGTGCAGGCGCTAACGTCGGCGCTCATCCACCTGGGCAAGCCTCCGCTCGAGACGCTGGGAGCGATTCCTCTCGGGCTCGTCTTCGCGGCCCTGGCGGTGCGGACGCGTTCAATCCTCTGGCCCGCCCTCTTCCACCTCGTCGTCGGCCTCTTGACCGACGCCTTTTCACTCCATCATCAAGGGCTGCTGTTGCCGGCGGGGTGGCTGCCGTGAGAACGCTCGTCACCGGCGCCCACGGCTTCGTCGGCAGCCACCTGGTCGAAGCGCTCCTCGCGCGCGGCCACGGGGTGCGCGCCTTGGTGAGCCCCTGGGGCGGGCTGGACAATCTCTCGAGTGTCCTCGGGCACCCCGCGCTCGACATCTTCCGCGCCGACATCACCGATCCGGCCAGCCTGGACGGCGCGAGCGAAGGCATCGACACTGTCTTTCACGCCGCCGCCCGGGCCCAGGACTGGGGGCGCTGGGAGAGGTTTTACAAAACTAATGTGCTGGGCACGAAGCACGTCTTGGAAGATGCGCAGAGGCAGGGGGCGGGGCGCTTCGTCTTCGTCTCGAGCGTCGCCGTCCACCGCTACTCGGGCTTTAAGGATGCCGACCCGCGCAGCCTACCTCGCGACGGCGGCAACGTGAACGCTTACGCCCGCTCGAAGATCCTGGCCGAAGACATGGTGATGGCCGCGTCAGGGCTCGAGCCCGTCGTCGTGCGCCCCGGTCTCTGGCTCTTCGGCCCGCGCGACCCCAATTTCATTCGCTACGTAGACGCCCTGCACGGCCGCAGCATGCCCGCCTTGCTAAGAGCCCTCTCGCCCAGCCTGCCCATCGTCGGCTCGGGCCGGGCCGTGATGAACATGGCCTACGCCCCCAACCTCGCCCACGGCCTGGTCCTGGCCGGCGAAAGGGCGGCGGCAGGAAAGGTCTACGTCATCGCCGACGAGGGCTGTCCCTCCTGGCTCGAGGCCTTAAGTTATCTTGCCGACCTCGTCGGCGCGCCGCGGCCCACCTTGCATCTGCCGCCGGCCCTGGCGCGAGTGCTGGGCACGGCGACGGAAACCGTCCTCGGCTTCGTCCTGCCCGACAAGGACCCGGTGCTGACGAGCTATAGAGCCGGTCTTATGATCAACGACGCCCACTTCTCCCTTACGGCAGCCCGCGAAGAACTGGGCTACCAGCCGCAGCTGAGCTGGCAGGAGGGCATGAGGCGCACGGTGGCGGCGCTGCCGTGCCAGGCGCGTGAGCCTTAGCCTCGGCGTGAGGCTCTTTCACTATCACCTTCACAAGATTTATCACCTTCACGAGGTTGATCACCTTCACGAGGTTTATCACCGCCACAGGACGGTTCGCGGTATAGTCTGAGTCCATCACGCGGCGACCGGCCGAAGTAGGGCCGGCCGCAACACCATGACCGACCATGACCCAAGAAGCCATCCACTTCGCCACCATCGCCGCGGGAGGGGGGCACGTCGCCACGGCTCGCGCCATGATGGAGGCGGTCGAGCGGCAGGCGCCGGGCGCCTTCAGACTGTCGATGTCGGACCTCATGCTCGAGCTCGGCCTCACCGACCAGGACCGCCGCCACAAGGCGTCCTGGCGCTGGATGCTGGCGCGGCCCTGGACGGCTCGGCTCGGCCAGCATGCCCTT contains:
- a CDS encoding NAD-dependent epimerase/dehydratase family protein translates to MRTLVTGAHGFVGSHLVEALLARGHGVRALVSPWGGLDNLSSVLGHPALDIFRADITDPASLDGASEGIDTVFHAAARAQDWGRWERFYKTNVLGTKHVLEDAQRQGAGRFVFVSSVAVHRYSGFKDADPRSLPRDGGNVNAYARSKILAEDMVMAASGLEPVVVRPGLWLFGPRDPNFIRYVDALHGRSMPALLRALSPSLPIVGSGRAVMNMAYAPNLAHGLVLAGERAAAGKVYVIADEGCPSWLEALSYLADLVGAPRPTLHLPPALARVLGTATETVLGFVLPDKDPVLTSYRAGLMINDAHFSLTAAREELGYQPQLSWQEGMRRTVAALPCQAREP
- a CDS encoding CPBP family intramembrane metalloprotease, which produces MKAALSPLLLLLSDVFLLFRGRQARLSWLLLAMLLLQAAYWYLGSPGPELLAGAPRSLAAALGNIGWAALFFLLVPLVLLRLVGMSSRDAFLQVGDARFGLQATALMSMIAVPVLWFAAQDAALQASYPWAGSWPGQSALTFLAWAGLYGLYYLAYEFFFRGFMLRVLEPHWGLSAAIWVQALTSALIHLGKPPLETLGAIPLGLVFAALAVRTRSILWPALFHLVVGLLTDAFSLHHQGLLLPAGWLP